The following DNA comes from Teredinibacter haidensis.
TCTCGTTGCAACCCTCCTCACTCAGCTTTTTGAGCAGGGCCCGCAGATCCACGTGGCCGTCTTTTTCGGGTAGCACCCAACAGTTCAGCGAACTTGAAGCAGCCGCTTCGGCATTGCAGGTAGCCACAATGGTTGTACCCGGCTGCTGAAAAATTTCGGCTTTTCCCGGCGAACGAAGCTGGCTATCGACAATCACCCGCAAGGGCTGGCGCTCGCACTCCGGCAGCCGCACCGTTAACAAGGGGTCATCCAATAATACGGATTCAACACCGGTAATGATGGCACAGGAGCGCGCGCGTAAACGCTGCACATCCAGACGTGCAGAGGGCCCGGTGATCCATTTACTGGAACCATCGGCCATAGCGGTTCGACCATCCAGGCTCATTGCCAATTTGCATCGAATATAGGGCAAGCCCGTTTGCATGCGCTTGATAAAGCCGGGGTTTAAGGCTCGCGCTTCATCTTCCATCAACGGGCCATCCACCTGAATGCCCGCGTTCTCGATACAGTCTAAACCGCGGCCTGCTACCTGGGGGTTGGGATCTTCCATACCATAGACCAAACGGGCAATCCCGGTATCAATTAGGGCATCGGCACAGGGGCCTGTTTGCCCTTGGTGACTGCAGGGCTCCAAGGTGACATAAGCTGTTGCCCCTGAAAGCAGCGATTTTTCTTTAACAGCAGCCAGTGCGTTGACTTCCGCATGACCTTCACCGGCCAGGCGATGAAAACCTTCACCAATCACATCACCCGCACTGCTGACCAGCACACAGCCGACCCGTGGGTTGGGTGTTGTCGTATTTAACCCCTGCTTAGCCAACAGCAGGGCGCGCTGCATCTGTTCACGATCAAAAGAGGAAAAACTCATTTGGATATTTTTTCCTGCGGCTCTTTCAGTCGATCAATTTCCTGCTGGAACTCGCTCACATCCTGAAAACTGCGATAAACGGAAGCAAAACGGACGTAGGCCACCTGGTCCAAGTTTCGCAACTCTTCCATTACCCGCTCACCAATCACCAGCGATTTCACCTCGCGCTCGCCCAACGCCTGCAAATAGTGGCGAACATTGTTCAGCGACGATTCGATTGCTTCAACGCTTACCGGCCGCTTTTCCAACGAGCGCTGTAAGCCATTGCGTAACTTCTGCTCATCAAAGGGCTCACGGGTGCCATCCTGTTTGATAACTTTGGGCATTAGCAGCTCGGCCACTTCGAAGGTAGTAAAGCGTTCGCGGCAGGTCTGACATTCACGACGGCGACGAACCTGGCCACCGTTGGCAACCAAGCGGGAATCGATAACTTTGGTGTCGGTTTCGTTACAAAAAGGGCAGTGCATGGAAAAGTCCAGAGGTGTAAAAATACGCGCGCATCTTATCACATATTACCCTGTACTTATCTTCAGTGCCGGGCGCTGATGACCGGCTGTATTTAATCCCAAAAATTTGTCTACCAACGGTGACTTTTCGCTTATCGCGTACGTCTATGAGTCACTTTTATTTATCCTGTTGAATCAAAACCTTTTTTATCAACCAGCGCAGCCACTGACAGCACTGGTTAACGCTAGCTGCCTGGCAGAAAACAGAGACTGAACTATGAAAATCGCAATCCTTTCCCGCAACTCAAAACTCTACTCCACTCGCCGCCTGCAGGAAGCAGGAATTGAACGGGGACACGAGGTCGATATCATCGACACCCTGCACTGCTACATGGATATCACCAAGAGTCGTCCAGCCGTTCGCTACAAGGGTGAGGAATTACCCCTATACGATGCTGTTATCCCGCGCATAGGTGCGTCGATAACCTTCTATGGCACCTCTGTTGTACGTCAATTCGAAATGATGGGCACCTTCTGCGTTAACGAAAGCGTGGCCATTAGCCGCTCGCGAGATAAGTTGCGCTCCATGCAGCTGTTGTCGCGTAAGGGCATTGGCTTGCCACGCACCGGCTTCGCCCACTCACCGGACAATATTAAAGACCTTATCCGCAACGTTGGAGGGGCCCCCGTCGTAATTAAACTGCTCGAAGGAACTCAGGGCATCGGTGTCGTACTCGGTGAAACCGCAAAATCTGCGGAAAGCATGATCGAGGCATTTATGGGCATTAACGCCAACATACTGGTACAGGAATATATTAAGGAAGCTGGCGGCGCAGACATCCGTTGCCTGGTGGTAGGTGGGCGTGTCGTTGCCGCGATGAAGCGGCAGGCAAAAGAGGGTGAATTCCGCTCCAACCTACACCGAGGAGGCAGCGCCGAAATTGTAAGGCTGACCAAAGAAGATCGCGCAACAGCCGTAAATGCAGCAAAGATTATGGGGCTGAACGTGTGCGGAGTGGATTTACTTCG
Coding sequences within:
- the ribD gene encoding bifunctional diaminohydroxyphosphoribosylaminopyrimidine deaminase/5-amino-6-(5-phosphoribosylamino)uracil reductase RibD; protein product: MSFSSFDREQMQRALLLAKQGLNTTTPNPRVGCVLVSSAGDVIGEGFHRLAGEGHAEVNALAAVKEKSLLSGATAYVTLEPCSHQGQTGPCADALIDTGIARLVYGMEDPNPQVAGRGLDCIENAGIQVDGPLMEDEARALNPGFIKRMQTGLPYIRCKLAMSLDGRTAMADGSSKWITGPSARLDVQRLRARSCAIITGVESVLLDDPLLTVRLPECERQPLRVIVDSQLRSPGKAEIFQQPGTTIVATCNAEAAASSSLNCWVLPEKDGHVDLRALLKKLSEEGCNEILLETGATLAGAFVARALVDEIIIYMAAKLMGSNARPLLSLPINTMGGALDLTITDVRAVGPDWRFTALPDPDA
- the rimK gene encoding 30S ribosomal protein S6--L-glutamate ligase, with the translated sequence MKIAILSRNSKLYSTRRLQEAGIERGHEVDIIDTLHCYMDITKSRPAVRYKGEELPLYDAVIPRIGASITFYGTSVVRQFEMMGTFCVNESVAISRSRDKLRSMQLLSRKGIGLPRTGFAHSPDNIKDLIRNVGGAPVVIKLLEGTQGIGVVLGETAKSAESMIEAFMGINANILVQEYIKEAGGADIRCLVVGGRVVAAMKRQAKEGEFRSNLHRGGSAEIVRLTKEDRATAVNAAKIMGLNVCGVDLLRANSGPVVMEVNSSPGLEGIETATQKDVAGLVIEFIEKNASPHKNRTRGQG
- the nrdR gene encoding transcriptional regulator NrdR, with translation MHCPFCNETDTKVIDSRLVANGGQVRRRRECQTCRERFTTFEVAELLMPKVIKQDGTREPFDEQKLRNGLQRSLEKRPVSVEAIESSLNNVRHYLQALGEREVKSLVIGERVMEELRNLDQVAYVRFASVYRSFQDVSEFQQEIDRLKEPQEKISK